The Pseudopipra pipra isolate bDixPip1 chromosome 4, bDixPip1.hap1, whole genome shotgun sequence DNA segment ATACCGGCAGACTGTGATCAAATTACCTCATAACCTCATTGACAAGAAAAGTAAATTGACCTTGTTACATCTCTCATGTAATCTGCATGAATAGAATTATaacaattttgttttccaattttcaaGTAAGTTTTTGAAACAATGACAGAAGTAGCAGCTTCCTAAGCAACTACTCTTTACTCCTACTTTTACTTCCATTTATCATACATCTAAAGGGCTACAGCAAGAGCGTGCTTTGATTACTCATATTTAGCTGATGATCCATGAGGTCCCATGTACCTTTTTCGAGTTCATTGATTTCCTGAATGCAGTTTTTCATTCTGTGTGTGACCTACATTTATTTCATTGCATATGACCATATTGGAATATAACTAAGGCTGCTTTAATGATGTGACTCCCTATGTTCCATATAATTTATGCACATTACTGGTTACTGTTCTATCCTTTTTTGGAGTCCACAATTTTCTTCCACAAAAAGCTTATacttttttccatatttctcATAAAGATATTGGATGGCATTGAAAGAATAGCAAACCCACTTGGAATTACACTGAAAATACTCACATTGAATACTGACTGATTGTCTCCAAGTTTTCAGATCTctaagtttttaatttcttgataTGTTTAATACCTTTGTTCTGGTCTTTTATGACTGGTATTGGGTAGTCCTCAGCTAGCACAAATCTTCATATATTTATTGGGAGGTTGGCTGGTTATGAATGTAATTCGTTCTTGTAAATATCAGATGGAAGTGTCCTTGTGACCTGTTGAGAGACATCCTGAAGCAGAAATTCCTATTTTACCCCTCTCCTTTTAAGAATTCATTGTTATATCTGTTTTTAATGTATTGCCTGTCTTAAAATGACCAAAGATGATATTGTGGTCAGTtgttcaattttattttaatatcataTACAAAATATCCATTCTACATTGCaacttaatatattttatataaaatccAATGTACAGTATCTTAAATTTGTTTAAATAGTATTATAAACAGAACTTTCAGGAAGAGTCAGTCCTGGAGTGAAGCAGTCTTCTGTTAATTACAGTTCCTTTTGATATCCCTGCTGTTCAGTTAAAAATCCAGCTTAGGTTCTAGAAACATCCTTACAAGCTCAGATCTGGTTGCTATTACAGCAAGAATAAACTcccagatttttatttttttctttcaactttgtgtttcccacacagctggataaaatCCAGTGCTGGGGTGTCCAGTTTGAATGTCACTCTGCTTCAGAGCTCATCTTCATCTGATAAAGCGTCAAGGTAATCTGTGTCAACATATAAGAGAAATCCAGAAAACAAACTGTCTGCCCACGTTGGATCAGAAAAGAGACCATTTTGATCAGTGTAGAAGATCTCGAGCCATACTTCATCTTCTGGCTGAAGGTAGATCACTGTAGATCCAGAAGCTACATCATGGTTGCCTGTGTTTGCATCAAATGTCTTTATCCTGTACTTCCCATTGTGGACCAGCCCAATTGCAAGATGCTTGTTTGCTAAGGTGATatcataagaaaaataataaatccctGGGATGGCACAAATGAACTTCCCTGTGGAAGGGTTGTAATGCTCCCCCTCATTGAAGAGGACTTTATTGAATACAATTGGTAATCTTTCCTCTGGGTAGCTCGTGGTGATGCCAACAGAAAAGGCAGATTTCAGCACTATCTTTCCACACTTACAGACCCCTGGTGCACCAGGCTCTCCTCGGTCTCCTTTATCTCCCTTAGGTCCAGGTGGTCCAGCTGGACCTACTTCACCTTTGGCACCAGTCAATCCTCCAGGTCCTTTTTTACCAGACTGACCTTGGTCTCCTTTCTCTCCAGCTGGTCCTAATGGCCCAGTCTTTCCTCTTAAAccttcaaaaacattttaagttaGTTAATGATTGCACATATCAACTCAATAAATGATTGTGTGGGCTACTGTGTGcctgaacaaacaaaaaaaaagagggtcagaatttcaaaatactccaaaaatactttcaaaatctTCTAGTAAGTTTGTGAAAAGAATGTAAGGTTGGAAGAGATGACCAGGCCTCACAGCCTGCAGGTCCTTTATTTCTATGTTCCTGCTTTTCTTCATATCTTGATTATACTTCGAAGAATTTTATGTAATCAGTCTATTGCTGCCTGAACTACAGGCACTGCTGATGGGAAGAACAGTGGTGTGGCTGCCTGTGTAGTGATGCTTGTGCCCAAATATCTCATACAGTTAGAGCATTTTTAGTGTGTACCTAAGTACCTGCTAATCTTTTACTCCTGGCTAAGGGCACAAATGAGACTGTTTATTTAACACCACACATGCTTCATTCTTCCCAAACTTTTAGCATCTGTGTGCAGGAAGGCTGTGCATTTAGTTTTCTTTACACTGATGTCAGTATGTGCATATTAGACATGTCTAAAATATAtctgcatattttctttctctcactgtatatatatgcatgcaTCACACTTAAACCCACACAGATACATACACACAGTCAtctcatacatatatatatacacacacacacacacatatgtaagTATAACAATGATGATGAAAGGTCTTTGTTGTGTTAGGTTACACAAATATTCAATACCTGCACTCcctttttcacctttttctcccttcctgccATCTCTACCATCTCTTCCTGGAAGACCAATGCGTCCATGGGGCCCCGGGGATCCACTGGCTCCAGGGGGACCTGCAGGGCCTGGCAAACCAGGGATGCTACATATGTATCTGGTGTAGTAATTTTCTCCTTTGAGCTGGCTTTGAAGTGGTTGCTCGCTTGTATAGATGGCAAAACTTGTAATGTACAGCAACACAAACATCCTCGCATCTGGAAAAAATACACGTGAATAAAACTATGCATAATATGACATTCCAGTCACATGCAAATGTCTCTGAATATGCAAATAAGTGTGACATTGTGATGCATTATGCACAAGTATGGGTGCAGAGCTCCATCTGGGATTTCTGCATTACCAAAATCCATGAAGGAGGCAAGGAGGAAATTCTGTCCGGTTGGAGCTTTTTCTGGTCACCATATATGTTGCTGTATGTCTCTCAAGTAAGTAGCCTCTAGACTGACACGGTGAATATCAGCTTTTTTTGGGCCAAATGTtgacacatgaaaaaaagaatctgAATTTTTCAATTCGAAGTCCTTTGCTTGCCTAggtttattttgtctttagGCCCTACACAAACTTTACAGAGAAAAGCCCTCTTGCTGAGGGAGTTATGTCTGTGCTAGGATGATATGCCTGTAGGAACAGTCTCTTCTAGTGAGGATAAGGCTTACACcttcatttaattttgaaatttgcCCTTATGGTGGCAAATGAATCTCCAACTCAGATAACTGCAGCAGAAACTTGCTGAACCTGCAGAAAGGATGGCAGTAAGAGAGGGCAGCTTCAGTGCCTGGTTGGAAACAGCACAAATAACCACTTCACCCTAGTCAGTTGGATGGAATaaggcagctgccctgcaggGGAATGGATGGAGTGTGAATGGGCTGctaacaggtttttttaagccCTGTCTTATGCAATGAACTGTGTTGCAATGTCTTGCAAGAAAATTGTTTAAAGCTTTATATATAGTATTTAGTTGTTTCCATAAACTATTGAATGGAGATTAGATTTCTCTGTTCCACTGTATACTGGGATACTAAAGAAAAGTCACTGTTCAAACAGTGACATGCTGAGGGGTTGCAGTACCTGATGTACAAAGGTGTCTTAATTTAATGTTGCATTAGCAGAGAGTCACTCATGGGTCAGGTGAGAATCTGCAAGTCAACCTGTTTTTTCTAATTCCTTTGCTATCTTCTCAGAAAacttgtgtgtggttttttgttggagTTGTCCATTCCTTCAGGGATAATTTACAGCATTCAAGGAAATCAGAGTCCGCTGGTTtctgtggggagaaaaaagaaaaaatagaatgGGGGATTGAGAAAAATATCTGTGTGAAATGCAACCTACATTTTTTTAcagtgaatcatagaatcattaaggttggaaaagacctttaagataaGATCATCACATCCAACCATCCACCTAGCACCATCACTATGTTCACTACTAAACCATGTCATATCCACACTtctcttgaacatttccagggatggtgactccaccatttccctgggcatcctgttccaatgcttgacaaccctttccatgaagatatttttcctgatatccaatctaaacctcacCTGCTGCAACTTGACATCATTTCCTGTCATCCTCtcacttgttgcctgggagaagagattgagCCCCACCTcgccacaacctcctttcagagagttgtagagagcgatgaggtctccctggagcctccttttctccaggctaaacaaccccagcttgCTCAACTGCTCCTCGTGAGACAAGTTTCATAcctttcaccagctctgttgcccttctctggacacgctccagcacctcaatgtctttcttgttgtGAGGGgtccaaaactggacacaggattcaaggtatggcctcaccagcgctgagcACGGGGAGACAATCACTGCCCTtatcctgctggccacagtaTTTCTGATACAAGTCAGGATGCCCTTGATGTTCTTGACCACCttgacacactgctggctcatggtcagCTGCTGTCAAACAgtcccccaggtccttttccactgggcagtTTTTCAGCCACTGCACCAGACTGTAGTGCTTCATGCTCTTGTTGTAACGCAGGTGCAGGACTCAGCACTTTGCCGTGTTTAACTTCATATTGTTGGCCTCTGCCCatcgatccagcctgtccagatccctctgcacagccttctTATCCTACAGGAGATCAGCACTCCTGCCCAACTTAGCATCATGTGCAAAGTGACTGAGTGTGCACTTGGTCCTCTAGTCTAGATCACTGATGAGGATATTAAACAAGGCTGACCCCAACACTGAGCACTGGAGAACACTACTGGTTACCAGATTCATTCTCAAGCTCAGAGTCAAAGAAATTGCACAGTGAATTGATCTAGAAATTGTTGTTCTCATTCCTTTCTTTGTGATACTGATTGGTAGTGACTGATTGATTTAAAACCCCAAGCCATTACATTTATTTGCAGTTCATAAGTAAATTTCAACAGGTATATGCCCTGGTCAGATCTATTCATCAGGGAAGAGACTAGCTTATACATATACATGTACATATACACAGTCTTTAAGAAGaatcttttctgttttacagaacagaaaattagAAACTGTCTTGGTATAAGTGGTAATgcaggaaaaaacaagaaaatattttagcttTAGGGGAGAAATAAAAGATGCTCCAAAATTCTCTTCAGTGATATACATTCTGCTTTTCCTACTGAGCATCTTGCATCAAATTGGCAGAAACCAAACTATTGATTTTGCCATCATTTGATAGAGCCTTACAGTACAGTCAGGCACAACAGCCTACACAAGTGGATTAGCATATGAATGCTTAACATTACAGCAGAGTAGCAAAAGATAACTCCAAGGCAGTTGTTAGCTACAAGGACAAACTTCACAGTGACGTTTGCTCTGATGTACTACTGAGCGTACACAAATAAAGCTCATGGATTTTCATATGACTTAAATCAGGGACAACAAAGCTCTCTGCAGAGAACAACTTTAAACACATAGCCAGGAGGGAACAGCTTGGGGGGAGTTCATGGTTAAGGCTGCATATGCATTTTACACAAAGCTCATGGATAAGAAGCAGACATGAGCTAAGGAtccaggactgaaaaaaaatcctgccctTTGCCAGATGAAAGTCTGAATCAGTAGGCCAGGTGTTCCCACACTGTGTTGCATGTAATCCAAGCAAAAACAGTCTCAACAACTGCTGGTTTTGCCTATGTCCAGGATCTTTTACAAATCAGAGCGAGCGCTGTCACACAGCTGCTCCTGTCACTGGCTGGCCGGTAACTTATTGATGTGTGAATCTGTCTCCAGCTCCCAGACCTCCCCTGCTGTTCCTCTCATGTGCCTACAGGAAATTAATTAGTCTGGGACATGTATTTCTGAAAAGAGCATGGGAAAAAGGTCGTTTGGGGAAGGTGAGGGTAACGGGGTTGTTGAGATAGGAATGTGCCTTAGATGCCTGGGGTGTTGTGGTTGGACAACCAATTTATGAAGGCGGCATAGAGGGGAATAGACGAAGCTTTCAGCTCTGGCTTGGAGAGCTTAAGGGGTGATGGCTCTGTGAAACAGAATGGTGGGActgcaggaaggggaagagagcTGGAGCGGGAGATAATGGGGATAATGTTCAGGTGATGATGTTTACGGGACTGAATTTAGTCTTGGGGGGAATACAAGCTGCTTCCAACAGTGGTAGGCAACAAATGACATTCAGGAGACCAGGCATTAGGCCAGAGAATCAACACTTCTCTTGCCCTTTGACTTCAGACTCTTCCATTTCTTCATGCATAGGAGTAGTTGTTGCCTTTCTGTTATTGCAGAAGTCTCTGGTAAGTGTGAATCTCCTCAGACCGAGGGAGGATGTGCAGTGTTGAACCTATGCCTCTTGTTTCCCAGTGAGTGCTCTAAAAGCACCATTGTAATGCTAAAGGTGAATAAGAACATACAgccatgttttgttttttttaatttcatgtgaAATTAGGAGGCCACAATCAGAGATTTCAGTTCACATGGGCTTATGAAGTTAGAGGGTATAATAGACCTCTCAGATCACTTTCTCTGGAGTCACGTAAGTTGCACTGAAATATTTGTTACCAGAGAGTTAACTGGTAGGCAGAAAGTGAGTCATAAATTGCACTTTGTTCTTGGCCTCTGGTTGTCCTTTTCAAAGATACAGACTTTTGTCCAGAAACTGAGGTAGGAAACAAAGTGATTTATATCTGCCAAGTAATTTTTCTCCggggaaaagcaaaatctgAACAGTTCAatgtatttttccaaatattgaAAGCCAGAAAAAACACACTCTTTACAACAATAAGAGTCATCTTCATCATAACCATCACCAAAAATTATAATAAGAATTATATGAACACAGGGTTAGAATAATGTTATTCCAAGTGTAGGAAATGGCATTTCAATAGATCTCAAATCTACTAGACAAAGCAAGAGTGCACATCAAGGCATTCACTGAAAAGTAATGGACATGATGATCAAttctaatcatagaatcataggatggtcTGTgttggaagggcccttaaaGATCAACTGGTTCCAACCttcctgccatggtcagggacacttTTCACTGGACCAGATTGTTCAGAGTGATTTCTGGAGTACATTTTCTAAGTGAGAGTGGCTGATTCCTTTGTTCACTGTTCAAAAGGTCATCTCATTCATCTGATACTGGAAAAACACTAAAAAGCAATTCTGGACCTAGTACCTTGTTGCAGTTAAGGTGGCAGGTCTAAAGAATCCAAAGCAGCGTGATaagcaggtcgagggaggtgattctacCACTCTGGTCCACTCTAGTGAGACACCACCTAGAATGCTGCATCCAGCCCGGggatccccagcacaggaaagacatggacctgttggagcaggtccagaggagggccacaaagatgatcaaagggccggagcacctctcctatgaaaacAAGCTGAGAGAGTCAGGACTTAAACAGAGCTCTTATAAGAAAGATGTCAACTGACTTTTTAGTAGGGCCTGTTGTGATAAGACgggggtaatggctttaaactatAATAGGGTAGATTTaaactagatataaggaagaaattttttataatGACCATAGCAgaacactggaacaagttgcccagagaggtggtggatgccccattcctggaacattcaaggccaggttggatggtgctctgagcaacatgatctggttgaagatgtccctgctgattgcagaggggttggactaggtaacttttaaaggtcccttgcaacacaaactattccatgattatATCTTCTACCTTGAGAACATACTCTGTAAGTTGCATTCCCATTGAAGCTAGGTGCTGGGCAGAGGGTCTTTAACATCAAGACATTGGGAAATCTCATTTCAGTACTGGTATAATCAGACTATGTCATTAacagttttttaaatttaggaaTTAAGGGGTTGTAGCAAATTCCCAGTTTTGAGACTTCCTGGTATATGATCTAATCTTTCTTCCTTGTCCAACTATGCAGAGCTAATTCTAAAATTTACTAATTGGCATTGTTTTGAAACAATCCTAGAAGATTTCCCGTGAATCTGTTATAAATAAAAGCTGGGACAAGGGCCAATAGCTATTAGTCACAGGTTATCCTGGCTGTGTTCTTACTTTCCTTGCTAGCTTTTAGTTCCCTTCCAATACATATGCACAACTGCTTGAGCAGTAGAAGAGGCTGTGTTTTAACTTCCTTGTGCAAGAAAATGTAGACAAGAAGTTGTGATGCTTGTGGGCTTTTTCTGTTGCAGCACTGGCAATGGACTAGTGGTGAAGAATAAGGTAGTCTATATATCCTCTGGCTTTCCAAAAGCAAAGGCCCATATTACCTCACATTGCTACCTTGAACACCCACTGTGAGATGTAAAGACCTGGCTCTCCTGTCCAGTAGCTGTGGCAGGAGAaacaaggtgaaggaggaggtaATAAGTTAGGATGAGAAGCAGAGGGGGTCACCTTCAAAAATTCGATTGAAATCTCATTGGCTATGCCTGTCTCAAAATATGATCCATGAAAGTCAATTGTGTCCACATGCTTGAAGGTTTCAAACCTGCCAGTCAATTTACCACCACCACTGACCTTTCTACAAAGCCTCAGAAACAGTGGATTATAGTTTGGCACACTAGACTCTGCAGTTTCTTTGCAGAGTATGATTTTTGTGCCATTTAAAATTTGAGTCTTAATTGTGgacttttttctcccccttttttttttacatttttcatccACCCTCAGTTGGCTGCAGCTTTATGCATCTCCCAGCTTGTTTTGTGTTatggcagctgtgctggactTCAGAGCTTCACCCGTTAAGACCACACCTTACTCTAAGGAATCAAGACCACAGCTGGCCACCACCACTCTCCTTGAGTTATCTATGCAATCCAGCAATCTTCATGTGGCTTTacatttttgtctttgcttCCCTTGTATAAGAAGGGGAGAGTGACCCGAAAATTTTTGAGCAGTCTGAACTTTTGATTCCCAGTGCTGGAATGGCTGGTGGTGCCCAAAGGAATCAGTCAGCCAATGGGAAGGAACATTAGCTAAATATTACTGAGAAAACAATCTTTAAAGACCCCATTAGCAGTGTTGACATTTAACAGTCTCATTTAAGTTTGTACTCAGTCATGTTTGAACAGTTTCCTTCATAACTATGTTGAATGCAGTCAGATTCTTCAACTATGTCTCAAGTCTTCATGAAAAAATTGAGTGCTTATAATAAAGACCAGAAGTTCAATGTGtttgattttcaaaatatcAAAGGAGTGGGAACAATTTTATATCTCAGTGTTTGACTTGAAACATAGTCTCTCTGGTTCCAGGTATTCCCATTATTTGAAAGGTTGTTTTTCCGAAAAATGCCCTAGAACCTGGTCGAGGTGTGTTGGTGAGGTAGCTTGACTCAGATGGGGGACATTTTAACAAGAATCCTGGCAGGCAAAGCAGTTTCACTGCCAGCTGTGCCAgaacacacaaataaataaaacctgatAGAATTTGTTTTGACAGAGAGCCGAGAAACAAGGCCAGTTGCTTACAGTTGGCAAGTAACATGGAGACGATAAAATGTTTGCTTGCAATGTAGTGAAAAATGGCCAGGATTTAACACTGTAAGACTCAGAATATGAGTGTCCCTCCATGTCAGGAACAAGCTCCTTTAAAaagttttctccattttcttaaaatgagaaaagatcCATTAATCAGAAACTGTCTTCAGGGATGACCTACAATTTGAAGGGTTGGTTATGAATCTGAACTGGAATAAAGCATATGAAAGCATGTAGGCATCTAAAGATGTGGATAGATGCCTACAGCAATGTGCCCCTCTCCTGTGGAGTGCCTTTCAGTTCAAGCAGGCTTCCTCTTCTTGGTTCTACAGCAGCCCTTACCGGGAAAATTTCCATCTCCTGTCTTGGATAATTTTGCTTTACCAACCTTGCAATGATAGAAGAGAAATAGAGAACAGATTGGGAAAACTATTTTGGATGTCAcgaagagaggaaaaacagaaggtgaaaaaataaaatttcagactGCAAGGTACATGGGaacaaacaggaagaaaatcatTGCTTATTGCCACGAGTTATAGGGGACAGATTTCCACTGCCCTGTGCCTTGTGTTCACTTGTGTTTGCACCTGGGCTTCTTAAGCAATAGTCCATAAAGAGCTACCATTGTGAGAGCAACCACTTTGCAGAGGGGTGACTGATGGGGACCAGACAGCAAAGTGAGAACAACTTTGGGAACTTTGCTGAATATACAGCTGAGTATGTTGTAGTCCCTGGGCATGACTTGGTTCTCATCCCCGCAAGGTAAATGTCATTTATTAGGTCACAGACACTTCTGAAGATGGATTGTCCT contains these protein-coding regions:
- the C1QTNF7 gene encoding complement C1q tumor necrosis factor-related protein 7, encoding MFVLLYITSFAIYTSEQPLQSQLKGENYYTRYICSIPGLPGPAGPPGASGSPGPHGRIGLPGRDGRDGRKGEKGEKGSAGLRGKTGPLGPAGEKGDQGQSGKKGPGGLTGAKGEVGPAGPPGPKGDKGDRGEPGAPGVCKCGKIVLKSAFSVGITTSYPEERLPIVFNKVLFNEGEHYNPSTGKFICAIPGIYYFSYDITLANKHLAIGLVHNGKYRIKTFDANTGNHDVASGSTVIYLQPEDEVWLEIFYTDQNGLFSDPTWADSLFSGFLLYVDTDYLDALSDEDEL